CCGCGACCATGGGTGGTCGCGGGGGCCTCGTACGCCCGGAAAGGGATCAGCCCTTGCGGGTGTTGATCTCCTGGGTGAGGGCGGGGACGACGTCGAAGAGGTCGCCGACGATGCCGTAGTCGACGAGGTCGAAGATGGGGGCTTCGGCGTCCTTGTTGACCGCGACGATGGTCTTGGAGGTCTGCATGCCGGCGCGGTGCTGGATGGCGCCGGAGATGCCGTTGGCGATGTACAGCTGCGGGGAGACGGACTTGCCGGTCTGGCCGACCTGGTTGGTGTGCGGGTACCAGCCGGCGTCCACCGCGGCCCGGGAGGCGCCCACGGCCGCGCCGAGGGAGTCGGCCAGGGCCTCGATGATGGCGAAGTTCTCGGAGCCGTTGACGCCGCGGCCGCCGGAGACCACGATCGCGGCCTCGGTCAGCTCGGGACGGCCGGTCGACTCGCGCGGGGTACGGGCGGTGACCTTGGTGCCGGTGGCCTGCGCGGAGAAGGTCACGGACAGGGCCTCGACCGCGGCGTCGGCCGGAGCCGCTTCCACGGCGGCGGAGTTGGGCTTGACGGTGATGACCGGGATGCCCTTGGAGATGCGGGAGCGGGTGGTGAAGGAGGCGGCGAACACCGACTGGGTGGCGACGGGTCCCTCGTCGCCGGCTTCCAGGTCGGTGGCGTCGGTGATGATGCCGGAGCCGATGCGCAGCGCGAGGCGGGCGGCGATCTCCTTGCCCTCGGCGGAGGAGGGCACCAGCACGGCGGCCGGGGAGAGGGCCTCGACGGCGGCCTGCAGGGCGTCGACCTTGGGCACGACGAGGTAGTCGGCGTACTCGGAGGCGTCGTGGGTCAGGACCTTGACGGCGCCGTGCTCGCCCAGGACGGCGGCGGTGTCGGCGGCACCGGCACCGAGCGCGACGGCGACCGGCTCGCCGATCCGGCGGGCCAGGGTCAGCAGCTCCAGGGTGGGCTTGCGGACGGCACCGTCCACGTGATCGACATAGACGAGAACTTCAGCCATGGGAATGCTCTCCTGCGGATTGCGAAGTCTTAAGGGGCGGTAAGGGAGTTGAGCCTCGGCGGGCCAGCGGCCTCTTTTAGATGAACTTCTGGCTCGCGAGGTACTCGGCGAGCTGCTTGCCGCCCTCGCCCTCGTCCTTGACGATCGTGCCCGCGGTACGGGCCGGGCGCTGGGTGGCCGAGTCGACCGTGGTGTAGGAGCCCTCAAGGCCCACCTGTGCAGCGTCCAGGTCCAGGTCGGACAGGTCCCAGGCCTGCACCGGCTTCTTCTTGGCGGCCATGATGCCCTTGAAAGAGGGGTACCGCGCCTCGCCCGACTGGTCGGTCACCGACACCACCGCCGGCAGCGAAGCCTCCAGCTGCTCCGAGGCCGCGTCACCGTCGCGACGGCCCTTGACCGTGCCGTCCTGGACCGAGACCTCGGAGAGCAGGGTCACCTGCGGGACACCCAGGCGCTCCGCCAGCAGCGCCGGGACCACGCCCATGGTGCCGTCGGTGGAGGCCAGACCGGAGATCACCAGGTCGTAGCCGGCCTTCTCGATCGCCGCGGCCAGCACCAGCGAGGTACCGATCACATCCGTGCCGTGCAGACCGTCGTCCTCGACGTGGATGGCCTTGTCCGCGCCCATGGACAGCGCCTTGCGCAGCGCGTCCTTCGCGTCCTCGGGACCGACGGTCAGCACGGTGACCTCGACGTCGTCATCGGAGTTCTCCGAGATCTGCAGCGCCTGCTCGACCGCGTACTCGTCCAGCTCGGAGAGCAGACCGTCCACGTCGTCCCGGTCGACGGTCAGGTCATCGGCGAAATGCCGGTCGCCGGTGGCGTCGGGCACGTACTTCACAGTGACAACGATCCTCAAGCTCACGCCGGCTCTCCTACTGCATCGTCATTTTTCGGCTGCCTCTTGCAGGCAGCATAGGCGCCCCAAGCGGCCGATCCCGGTCGGGGCGGGCTGCGTTCCGACCGCAATATTACTCACCAGTACACCCAGCTCCTGCCCGCTAAGCAAGCGCTTTGAACTGTGACCTTCGCAACGCAGCGTAATCGGAACCGGACAGTCGTGCACACCAGCGGAAAAGCTGATGAACCGGTCAGCCGCGCAGGCCGTTGAACTGCCCCTGGTGATAGAGCAGCGGGCGGCCGGCACCCGCGGGGTCGCCGAGGCTCACCTCGGCCAGCACGATGCGGTGGTCCCCTGCGGGCACGCGTGCGACGACCCGGCAGACCAGCCAGGCGAGAACGCCGTCGAGGACGGGAACCCCCTCGGGCCCCTCGCGCCAGGCAGTGGGCGCACCGAAGCGGTCGGCGCCGCTGCGGGCGAAGGTGGCGGCCAGCTCTTCCTGGTGCTCGCCGAGTATGTGCACACCCACGTGATCGGCCCGGGACATGGCGGGCCAGCTGGAGGCGCCCGTTCCGATCCCGAAGGAGAGCATCGGGGGGTCGGCGGACACCGAGGCGAGGGAGGTGGCGGTGAAGCCGACCGGGCCCGTCTCACCACTCGCGGTGATCACGGCGACGCCTGCCGCATGCCTCCGGAAGACGGAGCGCAGCAGGTCGGGAGAGGCGAGCCGAGGGGTGTCGACGTCGGGCGTGGCCGTCATGCGGTTGTCCTTCTGCGAGGAGTGCCGAGCTGGACCGTGGCTGCTCAACAGACCGGACAGCACGCGCTCGCGGTGCGGGCGAGATCGACGTGCGCCCGCCCGAACAGAAGGAGTTCCGTAGGCATGCAGTCAGGCTGACGAGACGCGCTGCATTCAGTCAAGTTCGTTCCGGCGGGTGGGAGATGCCTCACCGGGGGTCCGCCCGGGGTCACACCGCCTCCCCGATCGCCGCTATGACGTCCGCCTTGCGGGGCTGGCCGGTGGCCCTGCGTACGACCCTGCCGTCGGCGTCGAGGACCAGCACGGTCGGCGTCTTGAGGATGTCGAGCTCGCGGACCAGGCCGAGGTTCTTCTCCGCGTCGATCTCGACATGGGCCACACCCGGGACCAGGCCGGCGACCTCGCCCAGCACTCGCCGGGTCGCCCGGCAGGGCGCACAGAAGGCGCTCGAGAACTGGACCAGCGTGGCGCGTTCACCCAGTTCCTGGCCCAACTCGGCCGCGCCGAGCCTCTTGTCGTCGTCGCGCCCGCGCACCCGTACTCTCCCGCTCCGCCGCCGTTGCAGCACTCCGAAGCCGCTCGCCGCCGCGAGCACCACCATGCACACCACAAGTCCGGTCATCACCTGCACAAGCATTCACGAGACTGCAAAGATTCCCGACTCCCTGCGGCCCGTCCGTTGCGGAATGCTGGATTCATGGACATTGATGCAAGGGGACCGCGCTTCGGTGCGGCCGTGACGACCGTCGTCCTGGCGGCCGTTCTGATCACGGGCAGCTTCTGGCTGCTGGCCTGGCAGACGCTGGCGTTCGCGCTGGGCGCGGCGGGCGGGGTGGGCCGATCGCCGTACGGCTGGCTGTTCCGCAGGGCCGTAAGGCCCCGGATCGGGGCGCCGACCGAGTTCGAGTCGCCGGAACCGCCGCGGTTCGCGCAGGCCGTGGGCCTCGCTTTCGCGGGGCTGGGACTCGTCGGCTACGGGATCGGGCCGGAGTGGCTCGGGCTCGCCGCCACCGGAGCGGCCCTGGCGGCGGCGTTCCTCAACGCCACGTTCGGGTACTGCCTGGGATGCGAGATGTACCTGCTCGTGCGGCGGGTGACGGTACGCGCGGAGTAAAGGTGCCGTAAAAGCCCAAGGTGGATCACCGGGTGGACGTGACAAGAATCTCGCCCGAGGCGGGCGTCAGGACTGGCTCCCCGCCCGTTCTTGGGGCACGATCTGCGAGATGCCGTAGACCTACGGCTGCGTAACTTAATGCCGGGACTCGCCTTCTCCGGCAGAGCAGGAAGGGCTCACCCCGCCCATGGCAGAGCTTGTCTACCGCCCCGTCGTCGGATTCGCCCAGGCGCTGTTCAAGGCCTGGGACCTCAAGATCGACTGCAAGGGTTCGGAGAACATCCCGCGCTCGGGCGGCGCGGTTCTGGTGAGCAACCACATCAGCTACCTGGACTTCGTCTTCAACGGCATGGCAGCGCTCCCGCAGAAGCGTCTCGTGCGTTTCATGGCGAAGGAGTCCGTCTTCCGCCACAAGATCTCGGGTCCGCTGATGCGCGGAATGAAGCACATCCCGGTCGACCGCACCCAGGGCGAGACGGCCTACGCCCACGCCCTGGAGTCGCTGCGGTCGGGTGAGATCATCGGGGTCTTCCCCGAGGCGACCATCTCGCAGTCCTTCACGCTCAAGAGCTTCAAGTCGGGTGCGGCACGACTGGCCCAGGAGGCGGGCGTACCGCTGATCCCGATGGCCCTCTGGGGCACCCAGCGGATCTGGACCAAGGGCCACCCGCGCAACTTCAAGCGCAGCCACATCCCGATCACGATGCGGGTCGGTGAGGCGATCGAGGCTTCGCGGGACAAGTACGCGGGGGCGATCACCCGACAGTTGCGGGAGCGGGTCAACGAGTTGCTGGAAGCCGCTCAGCGGGCCTATCCGGTGCGCCCCAAGGGGCCGGACGACACCTGGTGGATGCCGGCCCATCTCGGCGGTACGGCGCCCACTCCGGAACAGGTGCGGGAGACCGAGGCCCGGTAGCTGTTCGGCTGCGGGTGCGTCGGGGTCGGCCGCGCGCCACTCCGTGCCCCCGGAGGGCGCTTCGGCGAGGCGTGCCCTCAGAGTGCGGTGGGGAGCGTTCGCCAGAGGGACGGCCGGTCGGGGGCGGCCCTGAGCGCGCTCAGGACGGCCGGGTGCGGTTCGGCGTGGAGCTCGGGGCAGTCCGTCTCGCCGGACTCCGGGTCGGGCATGAAGGCCAGCCGCTCGCCGTCGAGGGAGAACTGAGCGTCCACACCGGGCTTGTTGCCCCGGGGGTCCTGGCGGTGCCAGGCGCCGTTGAACCGCACCGCGACCAGACCGTGCACCACGTCGAACTTCTGATAGCAGAACGCGGTCGGGATGTCCTCCGCGCGCAGCAGGGCGGCCAGCGCGTGGGCCTTGGCGTAACAGATACCGGTGCGCTGCTCCAGGACGTCGGACGCCCGCCAGGTGACGCGCAGGTCACCGGAGTCCTGCGAGTGCGGGATGGTGTCGCGCACGAACTCGAACGCCAGGCGCGCATAGGCATACGAGTCCACCGCCTCCTTGGCGAGGCGAGCGGCCGCCTCTCGGACAACCGGATGGCCATGGTCGATGACCTCGTCGGCGGCCAAGTAGGCGGAAAGGTCGGGGGTCTTCTGGATCAGCTCCATGCCTGCAGAGCATAAGAAGACGATCACCACACGTCAATAAATTTACTGAATACAGCATATTCATGCGGCGTAGCAGTGCACGGCGACCAACTGGGACGCGCTCCACCGCTGTTCGACCGTTGCCAGCCTCGTCCAGCCCAGCCGTTCGTAGAGAGCCGCAGCCGCGGTGTCCGAGGCGACCACATCGAGCACCGGGTGCAGGCGGTGACGCCTCGCCTCCTCCACCGCTCGGCCGATCAGCAGCGCGCCGATCCCGTACCCTCTCGCCTGCGGAGCGACGAACAGCCGGCCGACCACCGCGGCCTCTTCGCTGCTCGTGCCGTTCCGCTCGCTCCACAGGACCGGGGCCAGGTCGCCCTCCTCGCTGCGGGAGATGCTGACGTGGCCCGCCACCCGGCCGTCCGACTCGGCGACCCAGCTGCCCAGGGCCGAGGCCTGCGCCAGCCATTCACCGGGCCGCGCAGGCCAGTTCACCGGGTAGCCGTCGCGCCGATGGACCTCCCCCAGCACTCGTACGCATTCCTCGATGTCGTCCTCGGTCCTCGGCCGAACCCGGTGTTCTGTTCTGTCCACACCGGCATGCAAGCACAGGTGCCTTCCGGCACGCGCGTGCGTCAGCGCGCCATCTCCTCCTTGAGCGCGGCCACGAACGCGTCCACGTCGTCCTCGGTCGTGTCGTAGGCGCACATCCAGCGCACGACGCCCGCGGTCTCGTCCCAGAAGTAGAAGCGGAAGCGTTTCTGGAGCCGCTCGCTCACGTCGTGCGGAAGCTGGGCGAAGACGCCGTTGGCCTGCACCGGGTAGAGGATCTCCACGCCGTGGACGGCGCGGACGCCCTCGGCCAGGCGCTGGGCCATCTCGTTGGCGTGGCGGGCGTTGCGCAGCCACAGGTCCTTGGCGAGCAGGGCCTCCAACTGCACCGAAACGAAGCGCATCTTGGAGGCGAGCTGCATGGACAGCTTGCGCAGATGCTTCATGTGGGAGACCGCGTCCTGG
This is a stretch of genomic DNA from Streptomyces sp. NBC_00285. It encodes these proteins:
- a CDS encoding electron transfer flavoprotein subunit alpha/FixB family protein, whose amino-acid sequence is MAEVLVYVDHVDGAVRKPTLELLTLARRIGEPVAVALGAGAADTAAVLGEHGAVKVLTHDASEYADYLVVPKVDALQAAVEALSPAAVLVPSSAEGKEIAARLALRIGSGIITDATDLEAGDEGPVATQSVFAASFTTRSRISKGIPVITVKPNSAAVEAAPADAAVEALSVTFSAQATGTKVTARTPRESTGRPELTEAAIVVSGGRGVNGSENFAIIEALADSLGAAVGASRAAVDAGWYPHTNQVGQTGKSVSPQLYIANGISGAIQHRAGMQTSKTIVAVNKDAEAPIFDLVDYGIVGDLFDVVPALTQEINTRKG
- a CDS encoding electron transfer flavoprotein subunit beta/FixA family protein; this translates as MSLRIVVTVKYVPDATGDRHFADDLTVDRDDVDGLLSELDEYAVEQALQISENSDDDVEVTVLTVGPEDAKDALRKALSMGADKAIHVEDDGLHGTDVIGTSLVLAAAIEKAGYDLVISGLASTDGTMGVVPALLAERLGVPQVTLLSEVSVQDGTVKGRRDGDAASEQLEASLPAVVSVTDQSGEARYPSFKGIMAAKKKPVQAWDLSDLDLDAAQVGLEGSYTTVDSATQRPARTAGTIVKDEGEGGKQLAEYLASQKFI
- a CDS encoding flavin reductase family protein; translated protein: MTATPDVDTPRLASPDLLRSVFRRHAAGVAVITASGETGPVGFTATSLASVSADPPMLSFGIGTGASSWPAMSRADHVGVHILGEHQEELAATFARSGADRFGAPTAWREGPEGVPVLDGVLAWLVCRVVARVPAGDHRIVLAEVSLGDPAGAGRPLLYHQGQFNGLRG
- a CDS encoding TlpA family protein disulfide reductase; this encodes MTGLVVCMVVLAAASGFGVLQRRRSGRVRVRGRDDDKRLGAAELGQELGERATLVQFSSAFCAPCRATRRVLGEVAGLVPGVAHVEIDAEKNLGLVRELDILKTPTVLVLDADGRVVRRATGQPRKADVIAAIGEAV
- a CDS encoding DUF4395 domain-containing protein; translated protein: MDIDARGPRFGAAVTTVVLAAVLITGSFWLLAWQTLAFALGAAGGVGRSPYGWLFRRAVRPRIGAPTEFESPEPPRFAQAVGLAFAGLGLVGYGIGPEWLGLAATGAALAAAFLNATFGYCLGCEMYLLVRRVTVRAE
- a CDS encoding lysophospholipid acyltransferase family protein; this encodes MAELVYRPVVGFAQALFKAWDLKIDCKGSENIPRSGGAVLVSNHISYLDFVFNGMAALPQKRLVRFMAKESVFRHKISGPLMRGMKHIPVDRTQGETAYAHALESLRSGEIIGVFPEATISQSFTLKSFKSGAARLAQEAGVPLIPMALWGTQRIWTKGHPRNFKRSHIPITMRVGEAIEASRDKYAGAITRQLRERVNELLEAAQRAYPVRPKGPDDTWWMPAHLGGTAPTPEQVRETEAR
- a CDS encoding transglutaminase family protein translates to MELIQKTPDLSAYLAADEVIDHGHPVVREAAARLAKEAVDSYAYARLAFEFVRDTIPHSQDSGDLRVTWRASDVLEQRTGICYAKAHALAALLRAEDIPTAFCYQKFDVVHGLVAVRFNGAWHRQDPRGNKPGVDAQFSLDGERLAFMPDPESGETDCPELHAEPHPAVLSALRAAPDRPSLWRTLPTAL
- a CDS encoding GNAT family N-acetyltransferase; translation: MDRTEHRVRPRTEDDIEECVRVLGEVHRRDGYPVNWPARPGEWLAQASALGSWVAESDGRVAGHVSISRSEEGDLAPVLWSERNGTSSEEAAVVGRLFVAPQARGYGIGALLIGRAVEEARRHRLHPVLDVVASDTAAAALYERLGWTRLATVEQRWSASQLVAVHCYAA